From the Synechococcales cyanobacterium T60_A2020_003 genome, one window contains:
- a CDS encoding LapA family protein, giving the protein MVRAILILLIVAGLALFAVQNAATVIPLVVLGQPIIALPLSVWILGAIAAGGIT; this is encoded by the coding sequence ATGGTCAGGGCTATCCTTATTCTGCTAATTGTGGCGGGACTCGCCCTATTTGCGGTACAAAATGCGGCAACGGTGATTCCCCTGGTGGTGCTGGGTCAACCGATCATTGCGCTGCCGCTGTCGGTTTGGATCTTGGGGGCGATCGCCGCTGGAGGCATTACGA
- a CDS encoding UbiX family flavin prenyltransferase yields MRSADEPFTLNHGVQLSSGLVSNRPLILGITGASGLIYAVRALKFLLEADYTIDVVASKSTHMVWQAENGMRMPVDPIQQEQFWRQQAGVTTQGKLRCHPWGDVGATIASGSFRTLGMIVMPCTMSTVAKLASGLSSDLLERAADVQLKEGRSLIVVPRETPFSLIHLRNLTALAEAGARIVPAIPAWYHHPQTIEDLVDFVVARVLDQLDIDCVPLRRWDGHLNPTSEDAAL; encoded by the coding sequence ATGCGGTCTGCGGATGAACCCTTTACACTGAACCATGGAGTCCAATTATCGAGTGGTTTAGTGTCCAATCGTCCTCTCATCTTAGGCATTACTGGAGCATCTGGGTTGATCTATGCGGTGCGAGCGCTGAAGTTTCTGCTGGAAGCCGATTACACCATAGACGTTGTCGCCTCTAAGTCCACCCACATGGTGTGGCAGGCGGAGAACGGGATGCGGATGCCCGTTGATCCCATCCAGCAAGAGCAGTTTTGGCGACAGCAGGCGGGAGTTACAACCCAGGGCAAGTTGCGGTGTCATCCGTGGGGCGATGTAGGAGCCACGATCGCCAGCGGTTCGTTTCGGACACTGGGGATGATTGTGATGCCGTGCACCATGAGTACCGTGGCAAAACTAGCATCGGGCTTAAGTTCTGACTTGCTGGAACGCGCCGCTGATGTGCAGCTCAAAGAGGGGCGATCGCTCATTGTAGTTCCCCGCGAAACCCCCTTTAGTTTGATCCACTTGCGGAATTTAACGGCTCTGGCAGAAGCAGGGGCGCGGATTGTGCCAGCGATTCCCGCCTGGTATCATCACCCGCAAACCATTGAGGATCTGGTCGATTTTGTAGTGGCGCGCGTGTTGGATCAGCTCGATATTGACTGTGTGCCGCTACGGCGATGGGACGGGCATCTCAACCCTACTTCAGAGGATGCTGCACTGTGA